CCGAGGGTGAGGGAAGTACGTTTGGATTTAGGCTGCCAATTAAAAAGCTAAGCGCCACTCATGACGCGGATGAGCTCAAAAAGTAGCCATATAACGATTATTGCCACAGCGACGCCAATTAGTACAGGTTTGGCGATTGGTTTTTTCTCAAACCACCACTGCTGAACTTTATTGCGGTTTTCCGCGCTGATACGTGTGACGGTAGGGCGGCTGATTGCGGCGTCCTTACCGGTGTAGACTTTGTTGCGTTTTTTCTTCTGCTTTGCCATAGGTATTTATAGTATATCAAAAACCACCCCCGTATTAAAACGAGGGTGGTTTTATCCGAGACGAGCTCAGAAAGTTGAGCGGTCAGTCTCTAGTTGAGTGCACGACGGCTGGTAATATAGTAGCCAATCGCTGCAACGAGTGATCCTGCACCAATAAGGGCAATGATACTGTCGCTTGCACCAGTGTGTGGAAGTTCAGTTGGAGTGGTAGGAGTTGTCGGCTGACAAGCAACATCACCCACTGGCTTGTATTTGCTTTGATCCTTTACATCAACAGTGATTGTCTTGCCAGTTGTCTGGTCACATACCTGAACGGTATTTGGCGTCTCACATGTTTTTGTAACGGTAACAGTTGCTGTAGCACTCTTGCTGCCGTTGGCCGTATCGGCCGTTGCAGTGTTGACGAGTGTATTAAGGCCACACTGTGCTAGCTGGTCATTGCTTGCAATCTTTGCCTTAAACTTAAGGTAAGCGTTGCCACCAGGAGCGTATGAACCAATGTTGATGCCACCGTTAGTGACGCCATCGTTGGTTGCAGTCCACTGACCGTTTGTAGCAGACGTTGCAATTTGAGTTGTACCGTTCTCGTATGTTACACCAGCAGGAAGCTGGTCTTTAATGAGAACGTTGTTCTGCTGAGTTGTGCCAGTATCTTTGTACTGAATCTTATACTCAACTTCATCACCAGGCTGTGCTGAAACTTGTGCAGCATATTGGTTAGTGCCGGCCTTGCTGACTGTTTTTTGGATCTCGAAGTTAGGCTGGTCTACGTGAATCTTAAAGATAACATAACCTGAGTAGTTGTTACAGCCAGGTAGGTTACCGTCAAGCTTGTCGTAGCCAAGTGGTGTACCTGTAGTGTACAGAGAGTCGGGCATTTTCGACCCGTTCGTGGCACCCCAGTTGTAGATAGTTGCTGAACCTGGGACATATGTAAGTGCGTAGTTGCCAGAAGCATTACCGTACGCTTCAGACCAAACCTGTTGTGGGTTTGCATTGGTTGCACCAACAAAAGCAGTAACACGAGCTTGCTGGCCAGCGTCTACTGTTGCAGGCATCTGCACGCGCATAAATGCACCGTGAGCTATACCAACATAGTTATGAGCAGCATCGTTTAGGTTGCTTGCAGCATTGTTGTGATAGTAAACGAGCACATCATAATTTTGACCCGGTTGCAGGGTGGTGTTTTGTGAATATGCACTGTTTGGTGCGGTGTCGGCCTTAATGCCAACAAAGTTGCGCTCATCACCTCTCTGAGGGTTATCGGTGATTGAGTTGAATGTTACGTATGGGGCTGGGTGCGCCATAGTAAAGGTTGGACGGTCTGGTCCCCAAGCAAACAAAGCTGCTGGTACCATAACCGCTGCAAATACGACTGCAAGCAGTGCATTGCGCTTCGGTGACCGCTTGATAGCGGCTATAAATTTATTCATATGTACTCTCCTTACTGGTACTCCACATACCAGATTAAATGGAACTTAATAAAACTATATAACAAAACAATATACAAGTAAAACTATCTGAACATTTTATTGTTAACGTGCACAATTGTTGGGATAAAATCGGATCATTACAAAACATGGGTTAGCCAAGGAGCTAACCGTCGCTGCACGAGGTGCAGGAGATTGGCTCCTTGGTATATATGCACGAATAAGTAATACCCGCGGCAGGGCGGCGGAAGGCTTGAGGCCATTCCACCGCCCTGCGCCGAATCAGATTCGGTTGCGGCGTCCACGAACACG
The sequence above is drawn from the Candidatus Chromulinivoraceae bacterium genome and encodes:
- a CDS encoding LPXTG cell wall anchor domain-containing protein, whose amino-acid sequence is MNKFIAAIKRSPKRNALLAVVFAAVMVPAALFAWGPDRPTFTMAHPAPYVTFNSITDNPQRGDERNFVGIKADTAPNSAYSQNTTLQPGQNYDVLVYYHNNAASNLNDAAHNYVGIAHGAFMRVQMPATVDAGQQARVTAFVGATNANPQQVWSEAYGNASGNYALTYVPGSATIYNWGATNGSKMPDSLYTTGTPLGYDKLDGNLPGCNNYSGYVIFKIHVDQPNFEIQKTVSKAGTNQYAAQVSAQPGDEVEYKIQYKDTGTTQQNNVLIKDQLPAGVTYENGTTQIATSATNGQWTATNDGVTNGGINIGSYAPGGNAYLKFKAKIASNDQLAQCGLNTLVNTATADTANGSKSATATVTVTKTCETPNTVQVCDQTTGKTITVDVKDQSKYKPVGDVACQPTTPTTPTELPHTGASDSIIALIGAGSLVAAIGYYITSRRALN